The genomic region TAGCATCAGCAGGAACGCCGCAATTGGGAAGCCGACGTTCGTGATGATATCGATGCCCTCCATCTCAGTTACCCCCGGACGGCATCTTGTCGAGCAGCTGGAGAGCGACCACCGCGCCGACGAGAATCAGCAGCAGCATGATTGTGCTGTTCAGGTTCCCGATGATCGGTAGGTCCGAGTCGCCGGTCGAACCGCCGAGCCAGCCGGCAGCGACACCTGTCGCCGCGGCTCGCAGGCGCGTTCCCGCCAGGACTGTCGCGATTGGAACCGTCATTGCTTGCTCATCAGAACGACGAGCACGATCGCGACCGCCGCAGCCGCGAGCAACACGTACTCGTCGGGAAGCGTTTCATCGCCCGAGCCACCGAAGAGCCCGCCGACGATCGGCAGGTCCGCCCCGATCGACCCAAGCGAGAGCCCAGCCGTCCCGGAGGTGATCGCCGCCTTCAGGGGCGTGCCAGCGAGCACGCCGGCCAACGGTACCGCCATCAGAGGATCACCAACAGAAGCACGGCAGCCGCGGCGATCCCGGCCAGTGCCAGCAGCTCCTCTTCGGTCAGTAACGGCACCTCGTCGTCGGGGGCGTCCGGGTCGTCAGGGTCGGATCCGCCGATTCCGGGAAGCGCCCCTGAACCGGGGACGAGATTGCCCAGCCAGTTCGTGGGCTTGATCGCCTCGCCGATGTCCTCGAGCGTGTCCGAGCCGTCGATCGGCGAGAACCAGTCGATGTCACCGGTGTCGCCGGTCGGGTCGTCGAAAATCGGTGTCGTTGCCCAGTCCCAGGCGTCTCCACCGACGTCGGTCACGCCATCCCAGGCGCCGGCGAAGTCCGTCGAGCCACCCCAGACATCGCCACCGATGTCGCTCACACCGTCCCAGGCGTCACCAGCGGCGTCGGTCGAGCCGTCGAACCAGTCGCTTCCGACATCTGTAACGCCGTCCCAGGCGTCGCCCACGCCATCCGAGACGTCGCCGACGTTCCCCGTGAACCCGTCCCAGATGTCGCTACCTGCATCGGTCGCGCCGTCGACCCAGTTCCCTGGGGCGTCCGTGACCGCGTCGCCGATGGTGCCAAACGGCATCGTTATCGCCCCTGTCTGGCCGTGAGCCAGACGTTGATGATAACGAGCGTCAGGTTCGCGATCGTCAGGTACAGCACGAGGTCGTCCTTACAGATCGGATCGGTTGTGGTCGGAGCGCCAGTACCGCCGCTACTGCCCTCCTCCGTCCCCGTGTCGCCGTAGGGCTGGATGAGTGGGTAGCTCATAGATCACGCTCGGTTGACGATATCGTGCGCCACCGCACGCGAGAGCCCGTCGACGTCCTCCTGCGCCTGAACGTACGGTAGCGAGAGGATCGCGTTTCGGGCACGCGTCCCGGTCGCCTCGTCCTCGAGCACGACCGGGTACTCGGCATCGACGTAGATGTTCAGCTTCCAGTCGGTCGGAATGACGCGCTGAAACTCCGAGTCGCCGACGTCGAACGTGCGCGGCTGCTCGTCCTGGTCGCGCTGGTGCATCAGCGCCAGGGGCTCCTCGAACACGCGTTCGTGGACGGCCCCGTGTGACGACGGCGCCTGGCGCTCGATCTCGAGTTCGCAATCGTCGCCGCTGATGTAGTAGACGGCCAGCTCCGTCTCCTCCTCGCCGTCGTCGAACTCGAAGCTGTCTGCGTCGTAGTCGACACTCTCGGGCGAGATACGCTCGCCGTCGGCGAACAGCAGCAGGTCCTTGGACTGGGGACTCTCGACGAGATCGTGGCCCAGCTCGAACGTCTGCGGCTCGGCTTCGCCTGCCGTGTCGAACGTCTCGAACGCCGGGATGGCGATCCGTAGCGGGCGATCGGCCCGCAAGACCATCGGATTCGGCGCTTCGAACGTCGCGAGCAGTGCCTTCGACCCGGCCGGCGCGTCGTAGTGTTCGAAGCTGTCGCGCTCGAGGCGGGACCGGGTCCCCGTCATCGAGGACAGCTGGTTAGTGATGGTGTCGAACATGGGTTACTTCTGGCGCTCGCTGAGCCCGCTGCGTTCGAAGTAGAGCTTCGACTCCTCCCAGTCGATCACCTCGTCGGTGTCGACCTCGACGGCGAACTCGTCTACGTCGCGGATGTTGATCGCCTCCCCCCGAAGTTCGTGCTTGACACTGTCGACGTGGGCGGAGTCCTGCTGCTCCGAGATGCTCTTGTTGTTCCACGTCGAGATGTTGTCTTCCTTCTGCGAGACCGTCTGAAAGCGGTCATCGCCGGGTCGGCGGGCCGTCAGGACGACGTCGGTGTCCGTCGGCAGTGAGTCGCCACTTTCGCTGACGAGATCGGCGTAGATCGGGATGCCCACCGCGTCCCCCTGTGGGACGGCGTTGCGGATCTGGAGGATGGTCCCGCGCTCGGGCTTCACCGTCATGATCGGGGTGAGCCGGTCGGGGGTGTTCTCGTGGAGTTCCACGATGTCGCTGTTGTGGTTCAGGTTGCGTCCCATCGGTCTATTCCCCCTCCAGGGCGTCGGTGACGCCGAGGCGGTTGGTCACGACCTCCTGCGCGACGAACACGCCGCCGCCGACGCCGAGTGCCTGGCGGGTGTTCCCGCTGAAGATGATTCCCGTCCCCATGATGGTCGCGACGCCGTACGCCTCGTTCGGGAGGGTGACGATGTCGCGGCCTTCGAGGAAGGTCTTGAGCATGTACGGGAGGAGGTAGCCCGCGAAGACGAGCACGACCTCCATCCACATCGAGAAGTCGAGGAGTCGGCCCACTTCCGAGCGCGCCGAGCCCGCGACCTGATCAGTTGCTACCATTGCGACCACTCAGACAGGCCAGACGGGCGTAAAACCCCTGCGAAAGGCTACAGAACGCGACTTTAGACTACAGCACTCTGCTGTAAGATGGCGTCACCAGCGGGACTCGTCAACAGCATAACCGCCTCCGCTCGCGACGTCTCGTGTCCGAGTTGGTCTTCCAGCTGCGCCTTGCGCTCGAGGAAGGTGTCGGCCCGCTCGCCCGTGAGTGTGATCTGTACCCTCATTCGTCAGCCTCGTAGGGAGATCGCAGCGTTTGGCCCTCGGTTCCGTAGTGCGTTGAGTGCATCACGACGTCACCCGTGTCGACGCGCTCGAGCAGCCCCGCGTCGTTGCTTCGAACCCACTCGCTGCCGACCGTGTCGCCCGCGTCGTCGGTGAACTTGCGGAGAGGGATGTTCTCGCCGTCGGCCTGGATCTCCGGCGGCAGCGACGGCGTCCGACTCGCTCGCGTATCGTGGACGTCGGCGGGATAGTCGACACTGATCTTGCCAAGGTCGGCCTCGCTCGAGAAGCCGCCCAAGATTTGCTCATCACACTGTGCGATGATCGTCTCGTCGAGCTCCGAGAGCCGTTGAGTGATCCAGATCGACGACAGTCCTTCCCCCCGGCCCGTGGTCGCGGCCTTCTTCGTCGCCTCGGGGTACTTGCCTCGTTGAGGCGCTGCAATGTGTGCCTCGTCGATCGCAGTCAAGATCCGCGCCTCGGGGTGGTCTTCGTAGAGCCGTCTGCATGCCGCGCAGACGGCCCCGACAACATCCCGCCAGTCGTCCCCGTCGATCCGGTAGCGCGGGATCACGATCCGTTCCAGGCGCTCGAGGACGGCCGCCCACTGCGCTGGCGAGAGGGCTGCTTCGTTCGGCCCAGCGATGTACCAGCCTGCCAGGTCTGTCGCCGGCTTGGACGGCGCCACTCCGTTGACGAGTCCCCGATACTCGTCTTTGTAGTCCAAGACGGCCGCGTAATCCTGCTCGGGAAGGTTTTTCTCGAGCCACAGCTGGGTGTTGAACGACTTTCCCCACCCGCTTTTCGCGCCCAGCAGGACCCGCGACATCAGTCCCTCCGGGCCTCGGGCTCGTCGGCTGGTTCGTCGAGTTCCACGACGGCGCTGTTCGCCGAAACGACGATCTCCTCGCCCTCTATCGCGGGCGGATCACGCAGCCGGTGGCTCGCCTCGAGCATGAGTGCGACGACGATCGCCATCGCGCCCCACAGCGCCCGCGACAGGCGCTCGTCACTCATCGGGAGCATGGACCACCTCCTGCTGGGTTTTGATCTCCTCGATTGCCTCGGTGGCTCGTTCGATCCCACTGCCGACCGCCTCGAAGTTGCCGAGCAGGATCGACGAGGCGACGTTCTGGCGCTGGCCGTCGGTCCAGATCACGACCTCGGTGACAAACGTCCCGACGTCGACGCCGAAGTTCCGGTTGATGTAGTCAGCGAGAATTTCGCTGCGGGGTCGCTCGTCACCCCGTTTGCGGTAGGCGGCTTCGATCTGGTCGATTTTCGCCACCCACTCGTCGCCCTCGAGATCGAGATAGCGGCGGGCCTTCTCCGGGTTGTCGAGGCGCTGTGCGAGCGCTTCGTCGAAGAAGAAGCCGGGGACGTCGTCGGACACGATCGCCTCGATCAGCCCCTTCATCGCGTCTTTGCGATCCTCCTTAGTGGGGAGATCGTCGACGGTGACGCCCTCGAGCCCGATCGCCTCGTGCAGCTGCACGACCTGGGTCAGCAGGTCGATCTCTTTCGAGGCAATCAGGCCGGTGATGATGTCGCCGGCTTCGCCCTGAATCAGGTTCGAGACCATCCCCTTCATCGCCTTCTGCTTCATCCCACCGAAGGGATTCATTCGAACACCCCCATCGCCGAGGTGACGATCTGCGGGTTCGACGCCAGGACGGCCATCGCGAACATCGTCGTCCCGATGAGCACGGCCTGTCCCGGCGGCAGGTCTTCGACGCCGCCGCGCTCGCGGATGAACTGGTTCATCGCGTCGTCGAGCCCGACGTCGCGAGCCATCTGGTCGCTGATCGGTTCGCCGTCGTGCTTCTCGATAACGGCGTTACTGGTCGCGACGAGGCCCTTGACGTACATGTCGCCGATCGTGTTTCCCCCTGGAACGAGGGCGGCACCAGCGTCGTCGGCGGGCTCGGGCTCGGCGTCCTCGCTTGCCTCCTGGTCGTCGGCTTCCTCTAGGTCATCGTCGATCGCGTCGAGGTCGATTTCGGCGGTCGCCTCTTCGGGGACGTCGGGCTTCTCTTCGTCGTCGCTTTCCTCCTGGTCGACGTCAGCCTCGGGCTCCGGCTCAGCGAGTGGTTCGTCGTCGCTCATTCGAAGAGTGGTACCTCGTTGGGATCGCTGTTGTTCTCCTCCTGGGGCTCGACGGCCGGCGCCGATGACGACTTAGCGCGGTGGACACGCCACAGGACGATCGCGGCGAAGACGGCGGCGATGATGACGACGGTCCACATCGGCGAGACGTTCGGGAGCGAGGGCGTCGGCAGGCTCCCGTTCGAGCCCCCTTGAGGGGGGTCGTCCGTACCCTCGTTGTCACCCTCACTGCTGCTATTCTGCTGGGTCTGCTGAGCCTCGTATTCGTCTTGAGAAACCATCTCGTCCTCGTCAGGGGTGTGATCCCCCTCGTTGTCACCCTCGTCAGGGTGGTCGTCGGACCCTGTACCCGCCTCATGACCCGGGTCGTCAGACCCAGGACCCGCCTCACTACCCGGGTCGTCGTCCACTTCAGGTGGGTCGTCCGAACCCTCGTCGTCCCCTGATTCAGGGGGATCGTGGGGGGTCTCCGACCCGGGTCCAGGGGCCTCGGGGGCGTCCCTCCAGGCTTTCATCTCTCTCGCTCGCTGGTGATCCTCGTCGCTCATCGCGGTGATGTGACCGATCAGCGCCTCCCGTGAGTCGAACGGTGGACTGTCGGTGATCGATTCGTCTTCGTGTTTGTCGCACCCCGTGACGGGGCAGTAGAATCCTGTCTCAGTCATGTTTACCAGTCGATGTCGGCCTGCGTGAGTTCCCGATCGCCGAGTTCCTCGAAACTGACCGGCGTCCGGCCGACCTCGGCGTGAAGTTCGTTGATCGCTGCGGCTGCTTCCTTCGCGTCAGCGAGCCCGATCTTGTAGCGGAGCCACTGGCTGCGAAGGACACCGTACACCTCGCCGGGAAGGTCGTCGGGATCGTCTGCCGCCTGGAGTGCCGCAACGGTGTCTTCGTCAAGCCCGCAGGCTTCGCGGAGGAACTCGCAGGCATCCGAGTCGCCTAGCTCACAGTGGTCCTGTGCATGGTCGCACTGCTCGCCGTGGGCGCCTTCGAGATTCCCGAGGTGATCGTCGACGTCCGTCTCGGCGTCGAGGCGATCGCCTCGTTCGTCGCGGGCGGCCCGCTCGGCGACTTCGCGGTGTTCGTCGACGCTCAGGGTCGTATCGTAGTAGGCGAGCCAGTCGTCGACGCCGTGCTCGGTCATCAGCCCCTTCACGCTCCGGGCGTGCAGCACGGTCGTTTCGGTGAAGTCGATCGAATCGCGTTCATGATCGGTGAGTTCGAGCTGGCCCCCGCGACTGCCGTGCTCACTGCGCCCGGCGCCCGCCTGGACGGTGGCGCGCTCGAGGACGTGGTCGGGCGTCGACGAGGCGAACGCGACCGTCTTCAGCCGTCTGTCGTCGTCTGAGCAGAGGTGTTCCTCGTGCTCCTCGCGAATGCTGTCGGCGGCGGCTTTGCTCCCGAACTCGATGCGCTCGGTCATGCGATCGGTCGGAACGACCCTGTGATATAGCGGGCGAGACGGCTGTTTTTCGTGACTCGGCCGTGGCCGTCGAACCCACCGTTTGGTTTCGACTCAGTAAGCGAGGAGCGCTCGAGGACGTCGAGCAAGTCGGGTTTGAGGTGCCACGATTTCTGCCCGGTTGGCGTGTCGACCCAGACGACGGGCCAGCCGTCGTCGAAGTAGTAGCCGGATCGGTCCGGCCCCCAGGTCGTCGCGACGATCGTCGCGAAGGCGATCGCGAGCAAATTGCGGTCGTGATAGACGTCGTCGATACATTTCTCGGTGGACTCGTCAGGTGGGTCCATATCCGCTAAACCGCCCTCACGTACTTGTTGTGTGACAGAGTTGGAACTCCAGTTGGTAGCCGAGTATCAACTGAGACGTGTATTTTTGTACGTAGGTTTCCTCCTATTGGATGTGATGACAACCGCGTCGGCTCGCGCCCAGCAAGCAGCTGAGGCCCACCGTGATGATGAGACGATTCCGTGCGGAATGGTTCGCGCCCAGGAGAACGGCAACAGCGTCTATTCGGTCCTTCCAAGTCCGTTCAGCGATAACGAAGGGATCGAGCAGGGCTCACCCTTGCACGTGGCCTATGATGTCGAAACGGGGTCGTTCATCGTGACGCCGATTGAGGGGTAAGTCGACTTCTCGTGGTCAGTACAGGGCACGCAAGTAACGGAATCAGTATTTATCCCCATTTAGTCGTCAAGAGTAATGTCTTGAATAGAGATGAGTTCATCATGGCGACTTTTCATCTCAAAAACGATGTACCGGCCGTTCAGTAGGTTGGTATAGAACGAGTAACCGAACACCCGTTTTCGTCCCAGGTAACTGTCACCAGAAAGCATTTACCGGTTTTCCAGAAGATGCGTTAATGATGAGACGACGAGATCTCCTTACAGGAATAGGGGTAGGTGCTGTCGGGATTTCAGGATGTTTGAGCAANNNNNNNNNNNNNNNNNNNNNNNNNNNNNNNNNNNNNNNNNNNNNNNNNNNNNNNNNNNNNNNNNNNNNNNNNNNNNNNNNNNNNNNNNNNNNNNNNNNNTGACGATACCGAGAGCAATGACGATACCGAGAGCAATGACGATACCGAGAGCAATGACGATACCGAGAGCAATAGCGAGTATGAGCAATGTCCCTTATCTATTGTTGAGGTTTCAGCCTTGCCGGCTCCCGCCCGCGAAGAAGTAACCACTGCAATTGAGGGTGGTGAGTACGAGACTCGCAATGGCCTGACTCTTCCCGAGGTAATCGACGTTGACGAATCGTATCTCTGGTATCGGAACGAGGACGAAAGCACGTATTTTGATCCAGAGGTTGAACAAGGATCGACAGAATCACAACTTCAGCTTGTAGAAACGTACCCCTCATCTGGCGTCGAGGTACATTTGCTTAATGGGGTTGATGACGGTATGCAGTTTGACGTCCGTATCGAACACGTTGACCTCGACGATGTCTCCATCGAAGAAACGGTGGAAGGAAGCTCAGATGAGAGAACCAATTTCGGCTTTGGTTACCGAGGGACCTATCGTGTCACAGTCGAGGGAGAGGAAGTGTCTAACGTGGTTGAACACGAGTTCTTAGAGGAAAACTGGGTCGTTATTACTGAGGAAGGTAGTGTGGAGGTCACTACTGGGTGGGATGTCGGTCAATCATTGTGCGGATGGGATGATGACGGTGAAGTCACAGTCCGCTGGCCACAGTGATGAGTTCATACTTATTGACCGCCACTTCTGCAAATCGGGTCAAGTCTCGTGCCACATTCGCGCCTTATATTCAGCACAATCCTTCGAACATATATGGGCGCTAAGACACTGTCAAGTGTTCAATAAGCACACGTATTTATCGCGCGTTCCGCTTAAGACCAGTCTGCAAATAAAGGGCAACCAGACGTCCGCTACTTTTGCTCACGGAACTTCCACTGTTCCGGATCCGCACACGGCGGCTTGACGAACCAGTGACGCCAGCGATTCGCCGCCTGGCCGGTGAGATCGACCGGCATCGGCCCGTGTGCGATAAATCCCTGTTGGCGGAGTGGGATGAGCGCGTCCGAGAGTTCGCCCTTGCTCACCTGGCGCGTCTCCTGGGCAATACTGCTCGCGTGGCGGCGCTGGTAGATCTTCAGGTCGTCCGTCGCGTACTTCAGACACGCCTCGTACAGCTCGCGAAGCTGCGGGTTACTCGGGTAGTACCCCTCCTCTTCGCCCTCGACGTCGACAGCGCCGTACTCGGAGACGACGCTTTTCATCTGGTTCTCGATGACGTCGGTCATCGTTTCCCCAGCAGCCTCGCAGGCGCTTTTGAAGTCGTCTTTGAGCTTGCTGTCGACTTTCGCGCTGAGGCGCGTCTGCCCGGCGCTACTGTAGCCGTCGGCACCCATCCGACTCATCGGTCACCTCGCGAGCGTCGTCTTCGCGCTCCCGCAGTATGGGCACCGTCGGAACTCGTACGTCCCGTAGTCGTTCTCGACGTCGACGACGAACTGCTGCCCACAGGTGTGGCACTGATAGTCGGGCATGCTCCCTCACATCTAGTAGTGGCTGCCTCCACTTCTCGTTCACTCCCGTGCCGTCTTGGTTGATCACTGCCAGCCGTGTACACAGATTCGGGGGTAAATGACCCCGCTGTGTACACGGATGAACACGCAGACGGGGCGGCGATAGACAGTTTAGCCACACGCCCCCTGGGGGGTGTACTGAGCGGCTTATCGCGCGGGTGCCCGCTCGTACGCGGGGCGCTCATGGCCGCACCTCCTGTTCGGTCCGGTGAGCGCACTCGATCGCTGGATCGTGTCGATCTCCGTCGAGTGCCTCGCCTGTGGCGTGGTGCATCTCGTGTTCGGCAGCTGGGCCGCCGTCGGTTTCCTCGACGTCGATCACCCCGATGAAGTCGGCTTTGCGGAGCGTACAGAGGTGGGCACACGGCCCGTCGTGGTACTGCCAGCCTTTGCAGTCGCAGCGGCCGATGTACTCGCCGTTCTCGATCCCGAGGGCGCAGTAGTGGACGTCTGCGCCGCCGCGAAGGGTGACTTTGTAGCCGTATCGACCGAACTTCTCGAGTAGAGCGTCGGCTGGGTGTGCGCGAATCCACGAGTCGGTGTTGGTGTCGCGCTGCTCGAGGAAGTCGAGGGGTTCGCCGTCGGTAGATTGTGGGAAGGCGCTCATGAGCGGCGGGGCACCTCCGATACGGGGTGGGGGCCTTGCTCACAGACGCGCTGGGGGATGCCCCCTCGCGACGATACAGTTATCATCTTCCCGCCACAATGTGGGCAATAACGTCTCACGTCGCGACACCTCCGCTCTCTTCGGGTTTGACACGACGGCGTTTTTCAGTTGCCCGCCCGGCGAGTCCACTCGAAATTTTCTGCCGTGGTCAGGGATCGTGATCACGAGGATTGGACGTTGGCTCGACCAGACTTGCCTAGAGTAACGATCTCGGCCGCACTCGCAGTAGCTGTG from Halobacteria archaeon AArc-dxtr1 harbors:
- a CDS encoding ATP-binding protein — protein: MSRVLLGAKSGWGKSFNTQLWLEKNLPEQDYAAVLDYKDEYRGLVNGVAPSKPATDLAGWYIAGPNEAALSPAQWAAVLERLERIVIPRYRIDGDDWRDVVGAVCAACRRLYEDHPEARILTAIDEAHIAAPQRGKYPEATKKAATTGRGEGLSSIWITQRLSELDETIIAQCDEQILGGFSSEADLGKISVDYPADVHDTRASRTPSLPPEIQADGENIPLRKFTDDAGDTVGSEWVRSNDAGLLERVDTGDVVMHSTHYGTEGQTLRSPYEADE
- a CDS encoding hydrogenase maturation nickel metallochaperone HypA, which produces MPDYQCHTCGQQFVVDVENDYGTYEFRRCPYCGSAKTTLAR